gttcagggtcatggATGGGCTCTGGCTCTACCGCTAGTGTTGCAATAAAATGTTAAAAGGCAAAATTATAAATGCAAAACACACTTAAAATATTTCGTTACATGAACCTTTTTATGGATAAAGAGAAACTTAATTTCTTTCTATGCAAAGTAATTTTTCTTATTAGTAACTGTACATAAAGCTTAAATCATTTTTTTACAGTAAAGTTGCAAACACCTCATTCAGTATAAAAGGAAGTTGTATTCCATTTTGTTACAGCATGTAAAATGGAAATTTGTTTATTTCAGAAAGTAGTTTACATCTGAACAGTTGCAGATTCTGAACGGAGTTGATGAATTAATTACACATTCAAATTTTGACTTCCCCCGTGgtgggtttttatttttattttttccttctttGTGTGCACTGTTGGTCTCTTTTCCCACCTGGCTGCTCTCCCTGTGCTGGCCTTGGCATGCTTGACGTCTTCTCAATAGATCCTTCTCTCTACTTTCTCTTCTTGGCAACCAACTAAAGTTCACATTCATGTGCTAAAGTATCAGCAGTCTTGGTGTGCTGAGGGCTAAGACATGTCTTTTGTTACAacggaaggtgtgtgtgtgtgtgtgtgtttgttgtttggggttttttttccttcttttcatACCTGACCTCTTTCCATATCTTTACCTCTCCTCAGGTCTGTATGGTCTTCCTCGCAGAAATGGAAAACTAAAAGAAATAGACAGATTCGATGCAGCATTCTTTGGCGTGCATCCTAAACAAGCACACACCATGGACCCACAACTGAGGCTTATGCTCGAGATATCGTACGAAGCCATCGTTGATGGAGGTCAGTGACCTGATCTTTTCTGCAACAACTCTCTCTAACTGGGCAGTTCAGTGTTGATTCATCAGCCTCTTATTcgattataaataaaaacagtacTTTGTTTTTACTGTGCTTGGCAGGCATAAACCCCACATCCATGCGTGGTACTAACACTGGAGTTTATATTGGTGTGAGTGGTTCTGAGGCAAGCGAGGCCTTCAGTAAAGATCCAGAAGAGCTGCTGGGGTATAGCATGACCGGCTGCCAGCATGCCATGTTCGCCAATCGCCTCTCTTACTTTTTTGACTTCAGTGGTATGCAAAATTTCAGTTTTCTATAATTCATGTCGTTTTGTCTATAATATGGAGTTCTGAAGTAGCTGATCAAGAGTCTTTTTTAGATTtagcattttattaaaaaaaaagacctcaTTTGAGCATATTTGAAAACCAGAGCTAGAGAATTTTTAGTAATTCAGTCATTAATTGTTTGTcaattttaaatataaaaaattatAGGAAAGTGggtatattttatttattggatATAGGTTTGGTTATTTAATCATAGACAtttgttttaatgtttttgttttttttcaattaaaattGGTTGCATATTGTGTCGGAGTTAGATATTTTTGTTTATTGATTTTATAAATCCAAGTTTTTGTATTTAGAATTTAAAAGATTTATGACTATGGAGCAGTCTTGCTTTTCTTTAGATCTTAATCCATGTAATTAAGGCTTATCTTGTACAACATGAAACAAGTTAGCTGGTTAATTGTAATAAATCATTGATTTTTAAGACTTGGCAAAATTATCTCAATCATGTTGGCCATGATTATAAAGTCCTGCTACCATATTATTAGTGTTGCCTGACGACGAGTCATTCCATGTATGGCGTGATGTGTTAAGTTAAGCTAACTGGATGacggttgtttttttgtttttttttaaaaggtccCAGCACAGCTATTGACACAGCATGTTCTTCCAGTCTCCTGGCTCTGGAGAATGCCTTCAATGCAATTCGGCATGGTCAGTGTGATGCGGCTCTTGTAGGGGGAGTTAATTTGTTGTTCAAACCCAACACCTCAGTGCAGTTCATGAAACTGGGCATGCTCAGTCCTGATGGAGCCTGCAAGTCTTTTGATACGTCAGGTAATTTTGCCGTTTATTTatactagtggtttttttttgtttttttaaaatataaagtgttttggtatttattcagtcagtcagttggtcgggttcaatgcccgaactgatgatcacatcagtttttctttggctaatcagacacaaggtacgccaccactcttgccggagcggttgggggttaggtgccttgctcaagggcacttaagtcaatcctgctagtctttTTGGTATTTATTAATTGCTTGACTAGTTCGAGTATACCAGAAATCTGACCACTGGCGCTATGTGTATGAAGGCTTAAACTTCTTGTATCGTCTCTCCCAGGAAATGGGTACTGTCGCTCAGAAGCTGCTGTGGCTGTACTCCTCACAAAGAAATCCATGGCTAAGAGAGTCTATGCTACTGTGCTCAATGCTGGCAACAACACGGATGGTTATAAAGAACAAGGTACTATACTGAATACAATCGGTTATATGCAGTGCAATCAAGCATCAGATTATGATGTGCCTGGTGACCTCATTCTTCTGTGTACATCAGACCATCTCCTTTCCCCCAGTGCCTCATGGCACACTTGCATCTCGCCAGTGTTTCTAAATGTAATGTTGAAACTGAGTGGGTGAAGTGACCTGGTGTTTCACCAGAGAACAATTAAAGGGactcttgttaaaaaaaaaaaaaaaatccatttatccatcttctaccgcttatccggatctggGTTGTGGGGGtaacagcctaagcagagcagcccatacttctgtctccccagccacctccaccagctcttccaggggaataccgaggcattcccaggccagccgagagatgtaatctctccagcatggcctgggtctgccccagggtctcctcccagtgggcaatgcccagaaaacctcctttGGGAGgtcacctattattattatttttttttaaaaagccatCTGCTGCCTTTGAAGTGAATTGCAATGTAAATAGTGACGAGCCTTTTAAGGAAATGTGGCAGGACTGAGGCATGTTGATCTGGCAGGGGGCGGAGCTAATTTAtaggctgtaaaaaaaaaatcctggattaaGAAACTTGAGATTGTATTGATCCAGGGCAATATTTTAAAGATGTGCCTGGAGAAATGTATCCTAGGCCTAGAAACACTTTCAAAAATTACATATGGCACCTTTAatacaggcagcatggtggtgtagtggttagcgctgtcgcctcacagcaagaaagtctgggttcgagccccgtggctggcgagggcctttctgtgcggagtttgcatgttctccccgtgtccgcgtgggtttcctccgggtgctccggtttcccccacagtccaaagacatacaggttaggttaactggtgactctaaattgaccgtaggtgtgaatgtgagtgtgaatggttgtctgtgtcagccctgtgatgacctggcgacttgtccagggtgtaccccgcctttcgcccgtagtcagctgggataggctccagcttccctgtgaccctgtagaacaggataaagcagatagagataatgagatgagaccttttaATACACACGCGTAATGTAAACAGCCTTTCCTCATTGAGTGATCggtcaagaaaaagaaaaacatcctCAACATTCTGGCTCCACTGTCATGGACATAATGCATTATCCCAGATGCTTGGATTTCAAAAGGTTTACTGAGAGGTGTTTGGTGTTGTCCAGGTGTGACGTTTCCTTCAGGGGAAATGCAGCAGCGTCTTGTCCGTTCCCTCTACCAAGAGGCCAGTATCACCCCGGAGCAGGTTGAATATGTTGAGGCCCATGGCACTGGCACCAAGGTGAGTCAGGCTCCAGACAACTGTAAACAAATGCACGTCTGCATTAAAGCGAGTTTTAATGCTGACTTGATTCTTCTCTTAGGTTGGGGACCCACAAGAAGTGAATGGTATTGTCAGTGTGTTCTGTCAGTCCAAGCGTGAACCTTTGCTTATAGGATCCACCAAATCCAATATGGGCCATCCTGAGCCTGCCTCAGGGCTTGCTGCTCTTGCAAAAGTGAGTCTACAAACATGTCCATCCTtaccgctttttttttttttttttttttggtgtgtgtgtgtgtgtgtgtgtgtgtgtgtgtgtgtgtgtatacacattgtATATACACTACATGACCAAGACTGTGTGTGTCTCCCCTGTACACTCAGGTGCTCTTGTCGTTAGAACATGGTACGTGGGCTCCCAACATCCATTTCCACAACCCTAACCCAGACATCCCAGCGCTCTTAGATGGTCGTGTGAGTGTGGTAACCGAGCCCATTCCCGTGCGTGGGGGCATTGTAGGCATCAACTCCTTTGGCTTTGGAGGTTCGAATGTTCATGTTATCTTGCGCCCGCCAAAGCCCAAACCGACTGCTCCAGATTCGCCAATACCTGTGCCCAGGATGGTGCAGGCATGTGGGCGCACTGAAGAGGCTGCTACCTTTCTCCTGCATAAAGCCCAGGAGCACAAGCATGACCTGGCCTTCCTAGACCTGCTAAGCGAGGTGTGTGCTGTTCCCACTTCAAGCATGCCCTACAGGGGGTACACACTGCTGGGAGCACAAAGCGATGTTACAGAGGTGCAGCAGGCTGCACCTTCCTCCAGACCTCTCTGGTATATCTGCTCTGGTAAGTCCACAATGGCCCAAACCAAGAATTTCCCCTTGTGGATTCTGCAATTTTTTATCCAAGGTTACACTGTCATGTTTGCATTGAGTGtatatatcattttttttttttaatatatgtccATCAGGTATGGGTACACAATGGGCCGGTATGGGCCGTAGTCTAATGCAACTGCAGGAGTTCAGAGAGTCCATCCAGCGCTCAGACATAGCTTTGAAAGACACAGGGCTGTGTGTGTCACGCCTGCTAATGGAGGCTGATGAAAACGCCTTTGAGGACACAGTCCATGCATTTGTGGGCCTTGCAGCCATTCAGGTCCGCATTCCCCGATGACACACTTGCACAATTCCTGAACTGTGCTTATCGTTTACTATGCACTGTCACAATCACCACTATGAAATTTGATGTCTGGATCGTTCTGTATCTGGTTATTTCATCATCCTTTAAATGTAGTCATTCATGCTGAATAACTGACGAAATTAATTACTCAAAATTCAATGGTTTATTTTTTCAAAAGATTATATGACGGGTTCTCAGATTTTCCACAATGTCCTATTCTGCTCTTAATGTCTACTCATTAAATGTGGACAGTCATCTTAGGTCTTGCATGGTTTTGCTACCTAGTTAATTTTATTTGTCCTTTTTATGATGTAGTATTGTGTGCTGCACCATGATCCTGCTGAAGTGCCATTTCATTCAAGTGTGCCTGTACAATATATACAGAATGACACAAACTTGATATGATTATTGTGCATCATTCCCCAGATTGCACAGATAGACATGCTGCAGAAGATGGGCCTCCAGCCGGATGGCATTGTGGGTCATTCTGTCGGAGAGCTGGCATGTGGCTACGCTGATGGCTCCCTCAGCCACACTGAGGCCATCCTGGCTGCCTACTGGAGAGGAAGGTGCATCAAAGAAGCCAACCTGCCACCTGGAGGCATGGCAGCAGTGGGTAAGATGACCTGTTCCTGATGAGTCTGTTGTGAAGTGGACTTTAATACCCTGGTGCtgaatttaaaggggaactgaagtcattttttaaacttgctttatttcttaattaacatgttattcagttacgttttcggttttagtaaactttatatcgtgactcgtattggcagctaattgcaattaaatattatacttatcggcctattcggtttttagccatgttgaatttagttcatgtgGTCCAcgacaggcgtcgcttatccgtgcgatcttcacgagacttgtgcgagacttcgaaacgccaGGTGTTTAGtggcgccattttgaaaactgttttccaaatgaaatattgcacaaaaacgagtttaaatgatgattactgcctactttttttttttttcaaactttcctgatcactatcaaaacaaacacaacttccggcttgattacgtccgcattcgaaagagggcgtgcgcgtcttttgacaacgttggcagatgttcgtcactttgatttccactgtatgttttacttctgtcctacgatgtctcgcacaggtctcgatgaatctcgtttacggccattgctttgacatatggactgatatattacatggcatatttcaaacactcataacttgctatagcagtgacaaaatggctatcaaaaatgcattcctatatttaataaaatgagaaatagaattttgattataaaaatttgccttcagttctcctttaaactttGTTGTCAGGTCTAACCTGGGAAGAGTGTAAGGCTCAGTGTCCACAGGGGGTAGTCCCAGCCTGCCACAACGCAGAGGATACAGTCACTATCTCAGGGCCACAGGTACAATAATACCTCATGATGCAGTTTCATATTCGAATACTTTTGAAGTtacctgattttaaaaaaaaaaagaaaaacttctATATACATTGTGTTTGGCGTGTAGGAGGCAGTTAGCAAATTTGTCGCCGAGCTTAAGGAGAATGGTGTGTTTGCTAAAGAAGTGCGTAGTGCCGGCGTTGCATTCCATTCCTACTACATGGCTTCCATTGCTCCTGCTCTGCTGGCTGCTCTGCAGAAGGTATGCTGTAGCTTTAACTTCTACTTTAGCACCACAGTGCCATCTGGTGGTTTGGCTCAGTGATGCTGTAGCATTTTTCTGACCAAAATTTGGTTTTGTCTCACGTCCCCCTTCAGTACCCCAAAATAATGTACGTAAAATGATAAACTTATTTTAATGTTCTTGATGCCAAAAGAATCCACTACACTTCTAAAAGTTTTTAAAATATCTCTAACCCCTTACTCCTTAAAATATTGGGTTCTATGCAAATTCATGAACATTCCATTAAATTTTGTACAGTATTAGGGTTGACACTTTTACTGTCAGCCTATTTAATACTTttctgttccccccccccccccccccaaaccacCACCTCTTTTAGCCCAAAATTAAAGTTCATCTTTAAAAATTGTACTTGAGGTACTCGGTTATTTTAATCCCCGAAATCAAGTACTGTAGTGAGCGTACACTGACCACAACTATTTTTGTGTACACTGTCTCAGGTGATAAAAAGCCCATGTCCTCGTTCTCCTCGTTGGATCAGCACTTCCATCCCCcagtcagagtgggaaagccctctGGCCCTCTACTCCTCAGCTGAATACCATGTAAACAACCTGGTGAGCCCTGTACTCTTCCAGGAGGGCCTGAGCCTCGTTCCTGACAATGCTGTAGTGGTTGAGATCGCTCCACATGCTCTACTGCAGGTAAGTGATATAGCCTGTAACGAGCTCTTGTAACCTACAGGagatggggtgttttttttttttattataatttttttttttttttaaaagcagcaCACATTAAATATACTCCGATGCTCTTTCTAGGCCATTCTGAAGCGCAGCCTAAAGCCCACTTGTTCCATTTTGCCGTTGATGAAGAGGGGACATGCCAACAACCTGGAgttctttctttctcacattGGCAAGATCTACATGAATGGGTCAGTACTTAGTTGCTTATATCGaactttttttaataaaaggataATGTAACCGGTCATgtctaaaaataattttaaaccaAAAAAACAATTTCAAATATGATGTGATGGCAGAAAGAATTAATTTATTGATCCACAAACTGCAATCAATGATCTTGGTCTCAAGAGCAACTGAagtactccttttttttttttttttcctctccccttTCTTTTATACCCTAACTGTCCCTGGTATATTGCTATAATTTGGCACTTTTTCCAGTCTAAGGCTCACTCATCAGActacggggttttttttttaaataaaactttggtccgggtttttttttgtttgtttgtttgtttatgtccATCTTTTCTCCTACTTCTTGAGAATAACATTCTAATAAACTGTGCTTATGATGCAAAACCTAGATAAAGGAAAGAGTGGTCTCAAACTAAAATCCATTGTATGTTTATCAGGAAAAAATGCAGCCATGGGCATTCCACATCTGCAAAAAATGTCAGTCTGTTTTCCCAGAAAAAAACATTGTTAGCGAGCCATTCAGAAAACCTGCTACCTCAAATAATCCATTATtgaaaagtgatttttctcaacGACAGCTGAATCAATTCCATGTATCTTCGTGAATGTATCTTTTCGTGTGACTCTATCATCTCAACCTTACGTTTCAGACTACCATTATAATTATTTTTCAAAggctaataataaatattatacaGAACTTTACAGTCCTGTctagcatgattttttttttttttttaaagaaaccttTCTAGCAAACATTTTTTCCTCCTTGTTCTTGTTGTAGTATTAATGTGGACAGTAAGAAGCTGTATCCAGCTGTGGAGTACCCTGTTCCAATGGGGACCCCCCTCATCTCCCCTCTTATCCAGTGGGACCACTCTCAGAGCTGGGATGTGCCCAAGGTGGAGGATTTCCCAGCAGGCTCTGGAGGCTCCACCTCAGCCACTGTGTACAATATTGGTAAGTACATGGTAGTAGGGGTGTGGGGTGGGGTTTTTGTTTTtgccccccaccaccacacacaaaatatattcaTGGAAATGACTCTTGTAGCATGTTACTAGATGACCAGCTCATCAGTGAAGGTAGTTCTTACAGATACTTGCCACTATCCAACagacttttttccaccttttttttttttttaaacttgcagATATTAACCCTGAATCTTCAGATTACTACATGATTGGCCACCGTATTGATGGGAGAGTCTTGTATCCAGCAACGGGTTACCTGGTGCTGGCATGGAGGACACTGATGAGGAGTTTAGGTACTGTCATGGAACACACCCCGGTTGCTTTTGAGGATGTCACCATCCACAGAGCCACCATTCTACCAAAGACTGGTGAGTGGTTTTCATGCACAGCAAAGATTAGTTTTATCTTTGTCTGGGTCATGTTTAACTTGTGTTTTACAAATTGCCTTCATTTTGCATGTAAATGGAGGAAtggaaaataataaaatacaaagAATAGAATAAAAATTCACCCTACGGGAATCAGTTATATTATTCTACATCACACCACAGGATCGGTCCAGTTGGAAGTTCGTCTCATGCCTGCCACCAACCGCTTTGAGGTGTCTGAGAATGGCAACCTGGCAGTCAGTGGTAAGTTATAACCAAGTTAGCCAAATGttgtttacttaacttttatgttAAGTGTAAAGCTGCTGTGTTTGCCTCGAACTTTCTAATATCTCTGCCTGTCTCAGGTAAGGTGAGCATGTTGGAGGAGGCAGCTTTGGATTCTTTCCACTCTCAGATGGCTGAGCTTGTGACTGTGGAGCCAGAGGAACCGAAACTGCGTCTGAAAGCTGGAGACATCTACAAAGAGCTGCGTCTTCGTGGATATGATTATGGCAAAACCTTCCAAGGCATTTTGGAGTCCAATAACACTGGTAAACACATGCATACTGATTTTCTATTGTGTATAaaaaccagcattgtgtgttgtgAATATCTGGTTGCATTCTTTTAAGTGTGATGTGGGTGTTTTTTGCAGGGGACCATGGGAAACTGCAGTGGACAGGAAACTGGGTGACATTCCTGGACACCATGCTGCAGATAATTGTGTTGGGCCTGCCTGGGCGTAGCCTGCGCCTCCCGACACGTATccgttctgtgtgtgtagatccaaCATTACATGAGAAAAGAGTTCAGGATTACTCTGAGGATAGAAAAGGTAAATACATTTAAGGGCCTTGTTGCACTTTTTATTTTGGATATATCTGTCCCGTGGCTGCATGTGAAAATATATTAAACGTGTGATGACCACAGATAAACTAAGGTACAGTGTATTATTTCTGATTTTCTTTAGCTGTTGATGTTCATGTGAACCGCTGCTTGGACAACATAACAGCGGGCGGGGTTCAAATCTGTGGGCTCCATGCCACAGTGGCACCCCGTCGCCAACAGCAACAGACCCCACCCACTCTGGAAGAGTTTGTCTTTGTGCCCCTGGTGGAGACTGAGTGTCTGGTATCTAGTGAGAAACTAGGAGAGCAGCTCAGATGCAGTAAAGGCAAGTTCCTTTCTCCTTATGTCTAgtaggtgctttttttttttttttttttttcttaaattctTTCATCTTTGTGCCTGTGCATGCAAAGTACGTCTCAACTGTCAAACCTCTTAATATGTTGAAACACATGAATCTTTTTCTACAGGTCTGATTAACCATCTCCAGCAGAAGTTGGTCAGGCATGGAGTGAAGATTTCCATCCCAGGGCTGGATGGTGTACATGAGGACCAGCTGATAGATGCAGAGGCAGAGAGTGACCTGTTACGATTGCTGTCAGTACTCTGTGGTCTGGAACTTAATGGGAATCTGTACTCTGAGCTGGAGCAGACGTTGCAGAAGGAGCGGGAATGTCTGCTGCAGGATCCTCTCCTTAATGGCCTGCTAGACTCGCATGCGCTGCGCCACTGCCTCGACACAGCACTCGAGAACTCCACTCCTGGCAAGCTCAAAGTTGTGGAGGTAGAGTCAAGTGTTTACCCCATAATCCGTTAAGTTCAGaacaacacctttttttttaaaattggtaTTTAAATTGTGATGGTGAAAGGTGGGATGGGGGTCCCCCCAATCTTgaggtctcccccccccccccccccccatcttgatGTTCTAAGCTCAAATTCTGTAAGTTAATTTGAGCCCATTATGCTTTCCATAATTTCACTGTGTACTCCTCTCTTCAGGCCCTCTCCAGTGACGGCCGTGTGTTTTCCCGGGCTGTCAGCCTCCTCAACATTCAGCCCATGTTGTGTCTGGACTACACGGCCTCTGATGTGAGCACAGAGCTGCTCTCAGCCCAGCAGAGCTCCCTAGAGCAACAGGGTGTCTCCGCTGCCCAGTGGGATCCTCAGCATAGCACGGCCACGGGCAGCCTAGGGGGTGCTGACctggtggtgtgtaactgtgtccCAGGACCCATTTCAAACCCATCAGCTCTGCTGGAAAACCTGACATCAGCTGCCAGGGAGGGTGGCTTTGTTCTGCTACACACCCTGCTGAAGGGAGACACGCTGGGCGAGACGGTGGCCTTTTTCACCTCTCTGGACAATCCGATCAGCCTTCttactcaggtgtgtgtgtgtgtgtgaacttgtATCATATGATGGTCAGATAACCATCTGAAAACTCTAGTGAAAAATAGGAATAATGTGTACCATGTAAGCTAGCTCAGTTGTGGTTCCCagtaattccttgtgtgtgtgtgtgtgtgtgtacaggtggaATGGGAGAAGCTGTTTGAAAAGGTCTCTCTTAACATGGTCTTGGTGAAGAAATCTTTCTACGGCTCGGTTCTCTTCCTTGGCAGAAAGAAAACTCCTGAGAAACAGCCTGTTACTCTGTCTGTAGACCCCACGGATTACAAATGGGTAGAGACTCTGAAGGTGAGTCTGGTTTGTCCTGCAGGATCTGTGGACATGGCTTTAACTTAAAGCCGACAAACACATTTGTCTGCAGAATTCACAGAGTGATTGTGATGAAAATGCACCATTTTTCAAAAAAGGTTGACGGTTCACGATACCTGTAACATGGAGTCCAATGCAAAAACACTTCATCTAGTGAGGTGTAACACTTCATGTACATCTTTTGATTCGTAAGTAAGCTTTAAAAGGAAACCGGTACCAAAAAATGTTGCTTCACAAATTTTTCTACAGTTGTGCCCCGCCCCCTGTTACTCTGAGGTCTTTATTTCTCAATGAAGTTGTGCTAGAACATTGAAGAAAAATATTAATTTAAATAATTTGTAAAATAATATTTGTAAAGCTTgttgtggcagcacggtggtgtagtggttagcgctgtcgcctcacagcaagaaggtccgggttcgatccccgtggccggcgagggcctttctgtgcggagtttgcatgttctccc
Above is a genomic segment from Neoarius graeffei isolate fNeoGra1 chromosome 14, fNeoGra1.pri, whole genome shotgun sequence containing:
- the fasn gene encoding fatty acid synthase isoform X3 encodes the protein MDPQLRLMLEISYEAIVDGGINPTSMRGTNTGVYIGVSGSEASEAFSKDPEELLGYSMTGCQHAMFANRLSYFFDFSGPSTAIDTACSSSLLALENAFNAIRHGQCDAALVGGVNLLFKPNTSVQFMKLGMLSPDGACKSFDTSGNGYCRSEAAVAVLLTKKSMAKRVYATVLNAGNNTDGYKEQGVTFPSGEMQQRLVRSLYQEASITPEQVEYVEAHGTGTKVGDPQEVNGIVSVFCQSKREPLLIGSTKSNMGHPEPASGLAALAKVLLSLEHGTWAPNIHFHNPNPDIPALLDGRVSVVTEPIPVRGGIVGINSFGFGGSNVHVILRPPKPKPTAPDSPIPVPRMVQACGRTEEAATFLLHKAQEHKHDLAFLDLLSEVCAVPTSSMPYRGYTLLGAQSDVTEVQQAAPSSRPLWYICSGMGTQWAGMGRSLMQLQEFRESIQRSDIALKDTGLCVSRLLMEADENAFEDTVHAFVGLAAIQIAQIDMLQKMGLQPDGIVGHSVGELACGYADGSLSHTEAILAAYWRGRCIKEANLPPGGMAAVGLTWEECKAQCPQGVVPACHNAEDTVTISGPQEAVSKFVAELKENGVFAKEVRSAGVAFHSYYMASIAPALLAALQKVIKSPCPRSPRWISTSIPQSEWESPLALYSSAEYHVNNLVSPVLFQEGLSLVPDNAVVVEIAPHALLQAILKRSLKPTCSILPLMKRGHANNLEFFLSHIGKIYMNGINVDSKKLYPAVEYPVPMGTPLISPLIQWDHSQSWDVPKVEDFPAGSGGSTSATVYNIDINPESSDYYMIGHRIDGRVLYPATGYLVLAWRTLMRSLGTVMEHTPVAFEDVTIHRATILPKTGSVQLEVRLMPATNRFEVSENGNLAVSGKVSMLEEAALDSFHSQMAELVTVEPEEPKLRLKAGDIYKELRLRGYDYGKTFQGILESNNTGDHGKLQWTGNWVTFLDTMLQIIVLGLPGRSLRLPTRIRSVCVDPTLHEKRVQDYSEDRKAVDVHVNRCLDNITAGGVQICGLHATVAPRRQQQQTPPTLEEFVFVPLVETECLVSSEKLGEQLRCSKGLINHLQQKLVRHGVKISIPGLDGVHEDQLIDAEAESDLLRLLSVLCGLELNGNLYSELEQTLQKERECLLQDPLLNGLLDSHALRHCLDTALENSTPGKLKVVEALSSDGRVFSRAVSLLNIQPMLCLDYTASDVSTELLSAQQSSLEQQGVSAAQWDPQHSTATGSLGGADLVVCNCVPGPISNPSALLENLTSAAREGGFVLLHTLLKGDTLGETVAFFTSLDNPISLLTQVEWEKLFEKVSLNMVLVKKSFYGSVLFLGRKKTPEKQPVTLSVDPTDYKWVETLKSLLAESSDNPIWLTATQGHNGVVGMVNCLRQEPGGKRIRCAFVSNLKKSSTTPSLQLSHKDMQAVLQKDLSMNVYRDGQWGMFRHQLLAQDLKEELTEQAYVNVLTRGDLSSLRWIASPLRHFVSSSPNVQLCTVYYASLNFRDIMLATGKLPPDAIPGDIALQQCMLGMEFSGRDPNGHRVMGLLPAKGLATCVDADKRFLWDVPSSWTLEQAASVPVVYATAYYSMVVRGRLRPGESVLIHSGSGGVGQAAIAIALSMNCRVFTTVGSKEKRAYLQERFPQLSAESFANSRDASFEQHVLKHTQGKGVDVVLNSLAEEKLQASLRCLARHGRFLEIGKYDLSNNTPLGMALFLKNVAFHGILLDALFEEGNREWEEVSSLLKRGIADGVVQPLRTTVFERNQVEDAFRYMAQGKHIGKVLLQVRVEEDGGVGTAAPLTLPAICRTFCPASHSYIITGGLGGFGLELAHWLTERGARKLVLTSRSGIRTGYQAKRVREWRSMGIQVHVSTRDVSTLEGTEHLITEACQLGPVGGIFHLAMVLQDGMLENLTPKQFIEVNKPKYDGTLHLDRVTRQKCPELQHFVVFSSVSCGRGNAGQSNYGFANSTMERVCEQRRHDGLSGLAVQWGAIGDVGVVLETMGGNDAVIGGTLPQRMASCLEVLDRFLSQQHAVMSSFVLAERVQVAKGEGSGQKDLVEMVGHILGVRDVSSLNPDTSLADLGLDSLMGVEVRQTLERDYDLVMAMRDIRQLTINKLREMSSKSGGSEADKPSKGKHPGAQALLDSDLTRLLVNPDGPTVAFLNEVKSAEKPLFLIHPIEGSTDAFRTLTAKLSVPCYGLQCTKAAPLDSIQNLATYYVQCVRQTQPEGPYRIAGYSFGACVAFEMCSQLQEAHCPVEYLFLFDGSHSYVAAHTQSYRAKLTPGKESEAETEALCAFIQQFTSIEYNQLLETLLPLKDLEARVNHTVDLITSRHKGINRDSLYFAASSFYYKLKAADCYIPSTKYHGNVTLLRAKVSNDYGDRLGADYKLHEVCDGKVSIHVIDGDHRTFLQGAGVESITNIMHGSLAEPRVSIREG